Below is a window of Buchnera aphidicola (Kurisakia onigurumii) DNA.
TCATATATTTTATACTATGTTAAAAACATTAGATGGAAAAATAGTAGTAATACCGAATGGAAGAATTATATCTGGAAATATTATAAATTATTCTAGAGAACCTACTCGTCGTAATGAATTTAAAATTAATGTGTCATATCAATCTGATTTAGATGAAGTAATAAAAATAATTCGAGAAGTATTATTAAAAGAAGATCGAGTAATTAAAAGTAAAGATATCACAATTGGAATAAGTGAATTTGGTTCTTCTTCAATTGTTCTAATTATAAGATGTTGGAGTAATACTCATGAATTAAATGCAGTATATTGGGATTTAATGATGAAATTTAAAAAATCATTTGATAAAAATAAAATTAATATTCCAATTCCTCAAATAGATATTTATTTAAATAAAAATAAAGAATTAAATTAAAAATATTTTCATTTAATTTATAAAAATTTTACAATAGTATATTACAAAAAAATTTTGGAATACAGTAATGATAAAAATTTATCATGCATCAACATTAAAAAAATTAATTCGAAAAAATTGTAATATTATAAATAATAATCCTATTAAAAATCCATTTATTAATGAAACATTTTTGATATATAATCATCCAATTCAATCTTATTGGATAAAATTCTATATTGCAAAAAAAATAAATATATGTGCAAATAATAATTTTTATAAATTAGAAAAGTTCATATTTACACTATTTGAAAAAATAATACCTGATTTTAACAAAAATTTTTTATTAAATTCTAATAATATATTTTATAAACTCATGATGAAAAATAAAAAAAAAAATTTTTTAATTCATAAAAGAGAAACTTTATTAAAAAAATATTTTTTTTATGAAAAAATTTCTAAATTATTAAAAAAATATTTTATTTTTCATCACGAATGGATTCAATATTGGATGCAAGGAAATTTAATTCCAGAAATAAACAAAAAATATATATGGCAACAAAATTTATGGATAGATATTTTATTTCAAAAACAACAAGATAAAAAAAAAATAAAATATAAAAACTTTTTTGAAATTTTTTACGAAAATATAAAAATAAAAAAAGATATTTTACCTAATCGTATATTTGTATATGGAATAGACAATTTACCAAAATTTTATTTTAAAATATTTAATATATTAAGTAAATTTTGTAAAATATTTTTTTTTAATATAAATTTTTTTTTAGATACTAAAAAAAATGAAAATATTTTAATAAAAAAAAATTCAATTATTAAAAATAATTCATTCTTATTTGTAAATATCAATAATTATATTTTTTTTTTAAAAAAAAAAAAAAAAATATTTAAAATAAAAAATTTAGATAATAAAAAAAATTATAAACCTAAAAATTTATTAGAATTTATACAAAAAAAAATAACAGAAAAAAAAATAAATAAAAAAATAAAAAAAATAAATTTTATTTTAAAAAAATCTGATGATTCTATTTCAATTAATGTATTTCATACAATACAAAATGAAATAGAATTTTTACAACAATTTATTATAAAAACTCTAAATAAAAACAAAAAATATTTTCCAAAAGATATATTAATAATATGTGAAAATATTAATAAATATATTCCTTATATCAATTCTGTTTTTAAAAAAAAAACTAAAAAATACGATATACCTTTTACAATATATCATTCAGAAAAAAAATTAAATAATTCTATTGTTCAATTTTTTTTAAAAATTTTATCACTAAATAAAAATAAATTTAAAATAAATGAAATATTTAAATTATTTCAATTTTTATTTTTAAAAAAAGATTTTATTTGTAGTACCAATGAAATTTCTATTTTATTTAAATGGATTAAAAAATCTGAAATAAAGTTTGGTTTAGATGAAAAACACCTTTGTGAATTAAATTATAAAAAATATAATTTTAAAAATACATGGGAACATGGAATAAAAAGAATTTTATTAAGTATTGCGTTAAAAAAAAGCAATAATAATTCATGGGATAATATAAACCCTTTAGATTATTTTTTAGATTTTTCTATTAATTTATTCAATAAATTAATTAAATTTATTAATACTTTAAAAAAATGGAAAAAAAAAATTTTAATAAATAAAACATCAAAATCTTGGAGTTCTATATGTGAATTAATTTTACAAGATTTTTTCAATATAAAAAATAAAAAAATAAAAAAAACATTAAATTTAATTCAAAAAAAATGGAATTTTACAATATATTTCTGTCAAAATGTATTTAATAATAAAAAAATACCTATTGAAATAATAAAAAATAAATTTATACAAAACATTAAAAAAAATAAATTTTCAAAAAAAATATTAATAGAATCTATTATTTTTTCTAATGGAAAATATTTCGAAGATATACCTTTTAAGGTAATAGCATTTATAGGATGTAATAAAAATAATTTTATTCAAAAAAAAATTTCTAATAATTTTGATTTAGTTGAAAAATATAAAAAAAATAATTTTGTTTTACAAAAAACAGATAATTATATTCTTATAAATAAAATTTTATCAGCAAAAAAATATTTTTATATAAGTTGTATTAATGAAAATATGAAAAAAAACAATTTTTTTAAATCCAATAAAATAATTTTAAAATTATTAGAATACATAAAAAAAACAACTAATATTAATAATAAAAAAAATAATGATATTGTTACAATAAACAATGTAATAAGTAATATTTGTACATTTCATAAACAAATAAAAATTTTTATCAAAAAATAATTATTTTCAAAAAAAAACATTAATAATGAAAAAAATATATAAAAAAAAAATTTTCTTATCTGAACTAATTAATTTTTGGAAAAACCCAATTGTATTTTTTTTAAAAAAAAAATTTAATTTAATTTATAATAATTATCCTAAATATTATAGTTCACAAGAATTATTTTTATTAAATAAATTAGATATATATAAAATTAATAAAAAAATATTTTATATTTTATTAAAAAATAGAAAATTAAAAAAATCATATTTACATAATAAAATTTTCAATGTTGTAAAAAAAAATAATTTTGAAAAATTTTTATTAGAAAAACAAATTAATGAAATAAAAGAATTTTATAAAAAAATATATAATATTGATAATTTCTCAAAGATAAAAAAAAAAAATATAAAAATAAAAAAATATAATCTTCAAGGAGATTTTCATGAAAATACTAAATATGGATTATTAAAATTTAAACCTTATATAGTAAATATATATGATGAAATTAAATTATGGTTACAACATATTATATATTGTTATTTCGGAAATACAAAAAATAGCTATTTAATAGGTTTAAAAAAATCTTTTTGTGGTTTTCATAATATTAATCAAAAAACAGCAGAAAAATATATAAAAAAATATATAACAGGTTATTTAAATGGATTAAAAAAACCAATTCTGATAAATAAATCCAGTATTAATTGGTTTACAACAATATATGATACTAAAAAAAAAAAAATAAATAAAAATAAATTAAATAAAGGAAAAAAAAAGTTTATGCAGATATGGAATGGAAACAATTTTGTTGTAGGAGAAAAAAAAAATTTACATATTAAAAAATTAATTCCTAAATTAACTGAAAAAAAAATAGATATATTATGCAATAATACAAAAATATGGTTAACTCCAATATACAAAAACAAAATTATTAAAAACCCTTGGAAAAAAAATAAATATTTTTTATAAATCATTATAAAAATTTTACAAAAATATGAAAAATGAAAAATTAAATGTATTTTCTATGATTATATCAGAAAAGATATTAATAGAAGCATCAGCAGGAACAGGTAAAACCTATAATATAGTATTAATTTATATAAGATTAATACTAGGAATTCATCCAAAAAAAAATTATATGGAACCTTATTCTGTAAAAAATATTTTATTAATCACATATACTAATAAAGCATTAGAAGAAATAAAAAAAAGAATAATTGATATTATAGAAAAATTAAAAAAATCATGTATAAATAAAAAAAACAGAATAAAAGAAATTAATATAATTTTTAAAAAAATTTCTAATTTTGATAAATCTATAAAATTATTAGAAAAAGCGGAATTAGAAATGCACGAAGCATCTATATATACAATTCATAAATTTTGTTTTCAAGTCATCAACTCTAATAATTTTTTATGGAACAATATATACCAATCTACTATTTTAAATGAAGAAACGAAAATTTATTACCAATCATTATTATATTTCTGGAAAAATATTTATTCTTCTTTACCTTCCGAAATAATATCTATCATTTATGAATATTGGAAAAATCCAGATAAATTATTGATAGAAATAAAAAAATGGATAAAAATATATTTTAAATACATAAAAAAAAAATCTATATCAAAAAAACATATATTAGATTTTCATAAAAAAAATATTTTAAAAATAAATAATTTTAAAAAATTTTGGATACAAAAAAAAGAAATAATATTTTTTTTATTAAATAAAATAAAAAAAATAAATACAAAATTTCCGATAAAAAAATATTCTATGTATATCCAAAAAATATGTATATGGTGTAAAACAGATACAAAAAATTATTTTTTTCCTAAAGAAATAAATTTTATTCAGAATATTTTTTTAAAAAAAAAAACCGAAATATTTAAAAAAAAAAATAATCTAAAAATTTTTAATAAAATTAATATTTTTTTAAAAAAAAATATTTCATTAAAAGAAATATTTTTATTTTATGCAATGGTAAAAATTCAAAAAAATATAGAAAAAGAAAAAAATACATTTTCAAAATTAGAATTTGACGATTTAATCGATATTTTATACGAAGGTATTGTAATAAAAAAAAATATTTTATTAATAAACTTTATACGAGAAAAATATCCTATTGCTTTAATAGATGAATGCCAAGATATTAATTTTCAACAATATAAATTTTTTCAAAAAATATATGAAAAAAAAAATACAGCATTAATTTTAATAGGAGATCCTAAACAATCTATTTTTAGCTTTACTGGAGCTAATGTATTTTCGTATATAAAATATAAACAAAAAATAAATAAAAAATATTTCTTAGAAACAAATTGGAGATCTTCTAAAAAAATAATAGAAAATATTAATAATATATTTAATTATAATAATAATCCTTTTATTTTTCCTGAAATAAAATATAAAAATATCAAATATTCTAAAAAAAATAAAAAATACTCTTTTCAAATTAATAAAATTTTACAACCAGCTTTTAATATTTATTATTTTGATTTAAAAAATCAGATTAATTTAGCAGATTATTATAAATGGAGTAGTAAAAAATGTTCACAAGGCATTTTAAAATTAGTAAATAGTATAGAAAATAAAACAAGTACAATATACATAAAAAATAAAAAAAAAAATTTATCTTTTCAAGATATTGCTATATTAGTAAGAAACTATAATGAAGCAAAAATAATAAAACAATATTTAAAAAAAGAAAAAATTAGTTCGTATTACTCTTCAAATAAAAATAATATTTTTTCTACTTCAGAATGTTTAGAAATATTATGGTTTTTACAAGCTATACTATATAAAAAAGAAAAATATATTATTAGAGCATTTAATACAATTCTGCTTGGTTGTGAAAAAAATAATATATATAACTTTTACGAAAATAAAAAAAATAAAATATATATAATGGAAAAAATTGAAAAATTTTTAATACTTTGGAAAAATAAAGGAATTTATAATTTAATAAAAAAAGTTACTGTTAGTAATATTATTACGAAAAAAAAATTGTATGATGAACAAATAATTATCAATTATCTTCATATAGGAGAAATATTACAAAAAAAATATAATAATAAATACAATAAATTTTTTATAATTAATTGGATAAAAAAACAAATTAATTATTCCTATTTATGCGAAAATAAAAATTTTCATATTAGAACAATACAATCTAAAAAATCTATTCAGATCATTACTATACATAAATCTAAAGGATTAGAGTATCCTATTGTTTGGATACCTTTTATAATAAACTTTCAGAAAAATAATACAAAAATACATTTTAGCCGAAAAAATTTTAATCCAATATTTAATTTATATAATACAAAAAATAAAACAAAA
It encodes the following:
- a CDS encoding exodeoxyribonuclease V subunit gamma, which encodes MIKIYHASTLKKLIRKNCNIINNNPIKNPFINETFLIYNHPIQSYWIKFYIAKKINICANNNFYKLEKFIFTLFEKIIPDFNKNFLLNSNNIFYKLMMKNKKKNFLIHKRETLLKKYFFYEKISKLLKKYFIFHHEWIQYWMQGNLIPEINKKYIWQQNLWIDILFQKQQDKKKIKYKNFFEIFYENIKIKKDILPNRIFVYGIDNLPKFYFKIFNILSKFCKIFFFNINFFLDTKKNENILIKKNSIIKNNSFLFVNINNYIFFLKKKKKIFKIKNLDNKKNYKPKNLLEFIQKKITEKKINKKIKKINFILKKSDDSISINVFHTIQNEIEFLQQFIIKTLNKNKKYFPKDILIICENINKYIPYINSVFKKKTKKYDIPFTIYHSEKKLNNSIVQFFLKILSLNKNKFKINEIFKLFQFLFLKKDFICSTNEISILFKWIKKSEIKFGLDEKHLCELNYKKYNFKNTWEHGIKRILLSIALKKSNNNSWDNINPLDYFLDFSINLFNKLIKFINTLKKWKKKILINKTSKSWSSICELILQDFFNIKNKKIKKTLNLIQKKWNFTIYFCQNVFNNKKIPIEIIKNKFIQNIKKNKFSKKILIESIIFSNGKYFEDIPFKVIAFIGCNKNNFIQKKISNNFDLVEKYKKNNFVLQKTDNYILINKILSAKKYFYISCINENMKKNNFFKSNKIILKLLEYIKKTTNINNKKNNDIVTINNVISNICTFHKQIKIFIKK
- the recB gene encoding exodeoxyribonuclease V subunit beta, whose translation is MKNEKLNVFSMIISEKILIEASAGTGKTYNIVLIYIRLILGIHPKKNYMEPYSVKNILLITYTNKALEEIKKRIIDIIEKLKKSCINKKNRIKEINIIFKKISNFDKSIKLLEKAELEMHEASIYTIHKFCFQVINSNNFLWNNIYQSTILNEETKIYYQSLLYFWKNIYSSLPSEIISIIYEYWKNPDKLLIEIKKWIKIYFKYIKKKSISKKHILDFHKKNILKINNFKKFWIQKKEIIFFLLNKIKKINTKFPIKKYSMYIQKICIWCKTDTKNYFFPKEINFIQNIFLKKKTEIFKKKNNLKIFNKINIFLKKNISLKEIFLFYAMVKIQKNIEKEKNTFSKLEFDDLIDILYEGIVIKKNILLINFIREKYPIALIDECQDINFQQYKFFQKIYEKKNTALILIGDPKQSIFSFTGANVFSYIKYKQKINKKYFLETNWRSSKKIIENINNIFNYNNNPFIFPEIKYKNIKYSKKNKKYSFQINKILQPAFNIYYFDLKNQINLADYYKWSSKKCSQGILKLVNSIENKTSTIYIKNKKKNLSFQDIAILVRNYNEAKIIKQYLKKEKISSYYSSNKNNIFSTSECLEILWFLQAILYKKEKYIIRAFNTILLGCEKNNIYNFYENKKNKIYIMEKIEKFLILWKNKGIYNLIKKVTVSNIITKKKLYDEQIIINYLHIGEILQKKYNNKYNKFFIINWIKKQINYSYLCENKNFHIRTIQSKKSIQIITIHKSKGLEYPIVWIPFIINFQKNNTKIHFSRKNFNPIFNLYNTKNKTKWIKEESLSEEIRIIYVALTRSILQCNFTVAPIKKKYDSSKNTDIHKTGLGYILQNKKKINSKKLKILFKLKFKNKLNNNILYESKEEKNKENKLITYTKKNKNIKIYKKNKLKNKFFTKKIISYSQLTYNSFNNNYIIKNNEKQKNKLVKTENTIESYIFEKGKNFGLFIHEILKIYNFSECIKQKKIFYIINKFNFPINNIDVLYKWINNIINTQLYPTKIKLSKILLNNFQKEFEFYIPIKKILYAKNLNIFLQEKNKKNISKLYFDPISGILHGFIDLIIKIKNKYFIIEYKSDWLGEEYKNYNINNMQKSIFLNKYDLQCNIYILGLHRYLQQRIKTYNFKKNFGGFFYLFLRGLHPNYKKTGIFFISSDSINIQKLNKLF